The Euphorbia lathyris chromosome 2, ddEupLath1.1, whole genome shotgun sequence genome includes a window with the following:
- the LOC136220781 gene encoding upstream activation factor subunit UAF30, whose amino-acid sequence MLPPKIKKAAIDNPKKLANLIDLVNLPSTLRDFVGQSQISRLGCFMRVWSYIKTNNLQDRNNKNVVNCDAKLTSILLGKPQVDLAELPALIKLHFPKEPK is encoded by the exons ATGTTGCCACCAAAGATTAAGAAGGCTGCCATAGACAACCCTAAGAAGCTCGCTAATTTGATTGATCTTGTGAATCTTCCTTCAACCCTTCGGGACTTTGTTGGCCAGTCTCAAATTTCTCGATTGGGCTGCTTCATGCGTGTCTGGTCCTATATCAAGACCAATAATCTCCAG GATCGAAACAACAAGAATGTAGTCAATTGTGATGCAAAGTTGACGAGTATCTTATTGGGCAAACCTCAGGTTGATCTAGCTGAACTTCCTGCACTCATCAAACTGCACTTCCCCAAAGAGCCCAAGTAA
- the LOC136220782 gene encoding GDSL esterase/lipase At4g26790, translating into MKTLMNCFFSLHLLLQILTVNGKVPAIIIFGDSTVDTGNNNQIPTTLKSNFAPYGRDFIGGKATGRFSNGRVPGDLISEAFGNKPTIPAYLDRSYDIKDFATGVCFASAGTGYDNATSDVLNVMPMWKELEHYKGYQKKLRGYLGTEKANQVIREALYLISIGTNDFLENYYVLPRRRLQFSVNEYQYFLLGISRKFITDLYHLGARNIAVSGLPPMGCLPLIRTTNLFSGSKCIERLNKVAKDFNDKCNRTITELNKELPGIKLVLSNPYDIAYDIFQNPHSYGFENAAQACCGTGLFEMSYLCNKFNPFTCSDANKYVFWDSFHPTEKTNKIVVDYIVKNFLAQFL; encoded by the exons ATGAAAACATTGATGAATTGTTTCTTCTcacttcatcttcttctacAAATCCTAACCGTAAACGGAAAAGTTCCGGCCATCATCATTTTCGGAGATTCTACAGTGGACACTGGCAACAACAACCAAATACCTACAACGCTAAAGAGCAATTTTGCACCTTATGGTAGGGATTTCATAGGTGGCAAGGCTACTGGGAGGTTTTCGAATGGTCGGGTTCCAGGAGACTTAATTTCTGAAGCCTTTGGAAACAAGCCAACTATACCTGCATATTTGGATCGCTCCTACGATATAAAAGATTTTGCTACTGGTGTTTGCTTTGCTTCGGCTGGAACAGGTTATGATAATGCTACTTCTGATGTTCTT AATGTAATGCCGATGTGGAAGGAATTAGAACACTATAAAGGATACCAGAAGAAGCTTAGAGGATATCTAGGAACTGAGAAAGCTAATCAAGTAATAAGGGAAGCACTCTATCTGATAAGCATAGGGACCAATGATTTCCTTGAGAATTACTATGTACTTCCTCGCAGACGACTACAGTTTTCTGTGAATGAGTATCAGTATTTTCTTCTGGGAATTTCTAGAAAATTTATCACAGATCTGTATCATCTCGGAGCTCGAAACATAGCTGTCAGCGGACTTCCTCCAATGGGATGTTTGCCTTTGATAAGGACTACAAATTTATTTTCTGGAAGTAAATGCATCGAAAGATTGAACAAGGTAGCCAAGGATTTCAATGACAAGTGTAATAGAACAATCACAGAGCTCAACAAGGAGCTTCCCGGGATCAAACTGGTGTTATCAAACCCATACGATATCGCCTACGACATatttcagaatccacattcttatG GATTTGAAAATGCAGCTCAAGCATGCTGTGGAACTGGACTTTTTGAGATGAGTTACCTGTGCAATAAATTCAACCCCTTTACATGTTCAGACGCAAACAAGTACGTATTTTGGGACTCTTTCCATCCCACAGAGAAGACAAATAAGATCGTTGTTGATTACATAGTCAAAAATTTCTTAGCTCAGTTTCTTTAA